TAGGCCAATCCGACGCGCGGCTCGTAGTAGAACAATGGCGATGGGAAGCCAGACAGCGGAACGCTGCTGTTCAGTTGGTGCCATAGCAAACCAGCGTTGTCGGCGGCAGGCGTAATGGTAACGCCGCAGTTAGTCACGGAGGGGCCTGGCGTGCAGCCAGTGGACGCGGCGGTGCCGTATTTGATGCCGTTGTTTTGATAGGTGGCTGGGTTCCAGACCTGGAAGCCCTGCGGAGTTCCATACCACTGACCGACGTGATCAAAACGCAGGCCGTAGTTCAGCGTGAGTTGGCGGTTCGCCTTGAATGAATCCTGAGCGTAAAGCGACCATTGATGGAACTTGAGGTCGTTCGTCGGGAACGAGCTCACTTGCTGATAGCTGGCCGTTTTCCCTAACAAGAAGTCGGCTACCACGTTGCCCGAACTGTTGGGGCCCCACCCCAGGTTGTAGTTGCCATTGTCGCTTACCCCAAGGCCGCCACTGGACTGGATGTTCTCGCTCGTGTCCCAGTAGAAGCCGGCTTTCAGAGTATGGGAGCCAATGACTTTGGTAAAGTTATCGTAGAGCGCCGGGTCTCTCTTGATAGCGCCGAAAGCATTGCCCTGGAACCCGCCATCGAACGAGAACTCTTCGATATTCGGGAAAGCTCCGCCCCAGGGACCCTGGAAGTTCGGGATCTGGGCGGTGGTGTGGCCAAACAGGCCGGTTACATTAAACCCGATTTTGGTGCGATCGACGGCAGCGGGATTCGTGAGTGTGCTGGGGTTAATATAACGCGCCAAGGTGAAGACAAACTCGTTGGTCGTCGTGGGACTGAACACGTGCGTAAAGTTTGACATGATCTCTTGCGAGGTCGTGGCCGCGACGACATTTGAGGGATACGGCAAGGTCCACGGTGGAGTCCACCAAACGCCAATCGGGTGCTGATCGTTTTCGATCTGCCGGGTGTAGGAGACCGTCAGTTTGCTGTTGTCGCTGATGGCGTAGTCAACTTTACCTGTGGCTTCCCACCGGTTCTGGGGAACGGTGCTGATGTACTGATAGTTGTTCCAGCCATTTGAACCCGAAGGCGTGATATTCGCCTTCGGCATGAAGTTCAGGATGGGAAGCACGTTGGGATCGAACGCAGCAGAAGTGAAAGAACTCGCCCCATTGTAAGCGTATTGCCAAACGCTCTGGAGTTGCGCCAAAAGCGTGGTTGATTGACCGTTTACCGTTTCCGGCGTCGTGGGACTCAAGCCGTTGATCGTGGTATTGCTGAAGTCGCCTGTTTTCTGCTCGACGGTGGGCACGTTGAAATTCACCGGGGTGGCAGCCGGATGCTGGTTCATGTATTCATAGCCAGCCCAAAAGAAAAGCTTCTTGCGGTTCTTATTGAAACCGAGACCCGGTATGAGGATCGGACCGCCGATGTTGCCACCCATATAGTAAAAGTGCTCGGCCGGATTGGTCAGGCCTTGACTGGCGCTATAGGCATCGACTGAATTAAGAGCGCTGTTGCGGGCGTACAAATATCCTTCGCCGTGGAACTGATTGCCGCCGCTCTTGCTGAAAGCCTGGAAAATCACCGGGCCTTTGGCGTATTCAGCGCTGTAAGAAGACATCAAAACTTTGACTTCGGAAACCATGTCCTGATTGATGTTGGCGATCTGCGTGCCGGCGTTGCCGGGATCGACCAGGTTGGCGCCATCAAGCATGAACGCCATCGAACCGTAGGGCTGCGTGCCATTCGACGAGTACGCGCCCACTGGACCGTTATTCGTGCCGACTACCTTATCGTTAAACCCGGATCCTTGGGTGAGACCGTTGGTCAAAGCCATGCCGGGCATGACCTTCAGCAATTCGCCCGCGTCGCGACCCAAGATCGGAACATCCTCAATCATTGACTCATTTAGGGTAGTGCTAACCTCGGAATTGTCGGGGATGACAACGTCAGCCCCCGCCTTGATTTCGACCGTTTCAGTGACCTGGCCGACCTCAAGCTTGATGCTGGGCAAAGTGCGGCTGTCGCCTTGATTGAAGACGATCCCAGTCTGATCCCAAGACTTAAATCCGGGAGCCTCAATGTGCACGCTGTAGGTTCCAGGCTGAATAGCCGTAACGGTGAAGTAGCCCGAACCGTTCGATACCGTAGTACGAACGTCACCCGAGGCTTGATTCTTCATCGTGACTTTTGCATTCGGGACGACCGCGCCCGCGGAATCGGTTACCGTGGCACTCAGAGTGCCAGTGAGCTGCTGCGCGAAACAGGCCGACGCCAGCAGGATGACAAACAGGATCGAACCTGCCACGCCGATCATCCTCTTCAAAGCCGAGACCTCATAATTCAGACTCATTGCCCCTCCCCAAGTTTGCATGGAACTCTTTCCCCAGAAATCAGGCCTCAAAACTCTCTCGCCTGATCTCTCTCCCCCGCAGCTGAAAGTCCCCAAGTAAACGCCCGTAACCG
This genomic stretch from Candidatus Sulfotelmatobacter sp. harbors:
- a CDS encoding carboxypeptidase regulatory-like domain-containing protein, producing MSLNYEVSALKRMIGVAGSILFVILLASACFAQQLTGTLSATVTDSAGAVVPNAKVTMKNQASGDVRTTVSNGSGYFTVTAIQPGTYSVHIEAPGFKSWDQTGIVFNQGDSRTLPSIKLEVGQVTETVEIKAGADVVIPDNSEVSTTLNESMIEDVPILGRDAGELLKVMPGMALTNGLTQGSGFNDKVVGTNNGPVGAYSSNGTQPYGSMAFMLDGANLVDPGNAGTQIANINQDMVSEVKVLMSSYSAEYAKGPVIFQAFSKSGGNQFHGEGYLYARNSALNSVDAYSASQGLTNPAEHFYYMGGNIGGPILIPGLGFNKNRKKLFFWAGYEYMNQHPAATPVNFNVPTVEQKTGDFSNTTINGLSPTTPETVNGQSTTLLAQLQSVWQYAYNGASSFTSAAFDPNVLPILNFMPKANITPSGSNGWNNYQYISTVPQNRWEATGKVDYAISDNSKLTVSYTRQIENDQHPIGVWWTPPWTLPYPSNVVAATTSQEIMSNFTHVFSPTTTNEFVFTLARYINPSTLTNPAAVDRTKIGFNVTGLFGHTTAQIPNFQGPWGGAFPNIEEFSFDGGFQGNAFGAIKRDPALYDNFTKVIGSHTLKAGFYWDTSENIQSSGGLGVSDNGNYNLGWGPNSSGNVVADFLLGKTASYQQVSSFPTNDLKFHQWSLYAQDSFKANRQLTLNYGLRFDHVGQWYGTPQGFQVWNPATYQNNGIKYGTAASTGCTPGPSVTNCGVTITPAADNAGLLWHQLNSSVPLSGFPSPLFYYEPRVGLAYDIFGTGKTVLRSGFAVFHYQVSTEVANAATGPEGSFTFTTPGSTGYVSGVPASGYAQIDCSPGSAGCNGFTPPSSVAQNGASISALQAGDNKTPLTMNWNVTVSQALPWRSVLEVSYVGNKSQNEWINGSNGKLQDLNNIIPGSLFLPDPLKTLCVNNQVCQPAITSPSPLPCNSAANSDPNFWATDCNRIIQTSPITGPQTAGTYYNLGFNSNDYRPLNAYQDIYLLNHGSFANYNSLQVSWQKQSGPVTFLTNYTFGKVLGIVDGQTDNGPGNGSVVDPFNIRNNYMPLAYDHTHILNFSYVWNMPKFLHGNPILGGAVNGWQLSGYTTYQSGAALEPNIVNNLNINNAGVALTYPVAGAPDLPDNSIHLPNSLYATNVNAANWFGSNSYNLLMPTLTCNPSKNLKSGQSFNDQCFGFPAYGQQGPLEWPYMRGPAYFDSDLALFKNFQITERQKLQFRISAVNFLNHPLRQFGLAGISDQELNFTNHYEVPISNTALGSDGNECTWLASKGMVDTANNTSTTCAAKVTGISPTNTNLTTNGIPKFKTGSRTLTFAVKYYF